In Candidatus Hydrogenedens sp., a single genomic region encodes these proteins:
- a CDS encoding transcriptional regulator produces MAELDRLIHEPARLRILTILAGVEAADFNFLLNTLGLTKGNLSSHMDRLEKAGYVKVEKSFNGRVPHTEFQITPQGKEALEEYWRQLDSIRNLNTKSEGKE; encoded by the coding sequence ATGGCTGAACTCGACCGTCTCATACATGAACCTGCCCGTTTGAGAATTTTGACAATTCTTGCGGGAGTAGAGGCGGCTGATTTTAATTTTTTATTAAATACCTTGGGTTTAACGAAGGGAAATCTTTCTTCACATATGGACCGACTTGAAAAAGCAGGATATGTAAAAGTCGAGAAATCATTTAATGGACGTGTTCCTCACACGGAGTTTCAAATTACCCCTCAAGGGAAAGAAGCATTAGAGGAATATTGGAGACAATTAGATAGTATTAGAAATTTAAATACAAAATCGGAAGGGAAAGAATAA
- the hisC gene encoding histidinol-phosphate transaminase — protein MSKYCVQRLNKIEGYTPGEQPKETHVIKLNTNENPFPPPIEVLQALKEITSEQLRKYPDPLALELRQKIAHTYDIPDERWILVGNGMDEILSILIRTFVDYHETISATYPTYSLYEVLADLQGCKFQYHDLNEDFNIVPPFTWNSSKLLLITHPNAPSGVPTPPEIMKEICSNQEQIIFIDEAYVDFCDFSYISWAKEYPNVIIGRTFSKSFSLAGVRLGFAVGNPELISDMFKVKDSYNVNVLTQKIGIKALENYNQISNHIETIKATRRFLQKELQKLGFIVPNSQSNFLLAIWNGNPSAQEIYLKLKEKNIFVRYFPMRRLENTLRITIGTKEQCSILLENLVKIIR, from the coding sequence ATGAGTAAATATTGTGTTCAGAGATTAAATAAAATAGAAGGATATACTCCGGGAGAACAACCTAAAGAAACCCATGTAATCAAATTAAATACAAATGAAAACCCGTTTCCTCCTCCTATTGAAGTTTTGCAAGCATTAAAAGAAATTACTTCAGAACAATTACGGAAATATCCAGACCCACTTGCATTGGAACTTCGACAAAAAATTGCCCATACATATGATATCCCCGATGAACGATGGATTCTCGTGGGAAATGGTATGGATGAAATCCTTTCGATATTAATACGGACCTTTGTTGATTATCATGAAACAATATCTGCTACATATCCCACATATTCACTATACGAAGTCCTTGCAGATTTACAGGGATGTAAATTTCAATATCATGACTTAAATGAAGATTTTAATATAGTCCCACCTTTTACATGGAACTCTTCTAAATTACTGCTTATAACACACCCTAATGCACCCAGTGGAGTTCCTACACCTCCTGAAATCATGAAAGAGATTTGTAGTAATCAAGAACAAATAATATTTATTGATGAAGCTTATGTAGACTTTTGTGATTTCAGTTATATCTCGTGGGCAAAGGAATATCCTAATGTAATTATAGGTAGGACCTTTTCTAAATCGTTTAGTCTTGCAGGAGTTCGTTTGGGATTTGCCGTAGGCAATCCTGAACTTATATCCGATATGTTTAAAGTAAAAGACTCTTACAATGTAAATGTTTTAACCCAAAAAATCGGGATAAAAGCATTGGAAAACTATAATCAAATATCGAACCACATTGAAACCATTAAAGCAACACGGCGTTTCTTACAGAAAGAGTTACAAAAACTTGGTTTTATTGTCCCTAATTCTCAATCTAACTTTTTACTCGCTATATGGAATGGAAACCCCTCTGCTCAAGAAATATATTTAAAATTAAAAGAGAAAAATATTTTCGTTCGTTATTTTCCTATGAGACGGTTAGAAAACACATTACGCATTACGATTGGGACAAAAGAACAGTGTTCTATTCTGTTGGAAAATCTGGTGAAGATAATTCGTTAA